GGAGCCAAAACTCTTATCATAAAATCTTTACCAAACCTTAATATCTAAAATTAAATTGGCTATattacccaaaaataaaaaataaaaaaaaaagtttctggaagtatttatggaaaaaaaatgttCGCTCGACCTTAACTAGTCAAACTCTCCTCACAAAATTTTACTAAAccttaatatttaaaattaaattcgtTCTGGTAGCATTTATGGAGTCAAACATGTACGACCGTATGATTTTGGCTGATGAGGTAGTGAGAATTTTGAACGAGGATTATCTTTGAATTCTTTTTGTAAGATTGTACAATTCTTCTAATcctattttttatcttataatatgtgattaatttttattaaatactatttatatttaattttaaataaaaattttaaaataatttttaaccaaataatatacaatcagtagataaaatataaaaaaatttaaaatcggTTAGAATTCAAATCCGAGAATTTGAGACAGTATCGGGAGAAAACAACAGTATGGGGAAAAAGTAAGTCCACGTGTCGCCAGTCGAGTGAGGGGATGTAAAAAATATCAAGCTTCGTGTCGGACACGCGACGTGATTTGCGCACCCACAAAACCCAGACACGACGGGACAAGTTTTTGCTGCCAAAAACGTGCATAATCGTATTAATGTCCCCCTCGAAACTCCCCCCTGCCCTATCGATCTTTGCTTAAATTACCTTTCCGCCTTCCCCTTCTTCCCATCCCCATTCCCCAGCTTTATATAAACCACCGCACGTCGGAACCTAAAGTCTCAATCGACATATATATGCAGATTTACCCTTTTACATtttcacctttttatttttcttaaatattattaaaaaattaacatgaaGAATCGGAGTCCATTGTCGGAGAGACCCGTGTTTCTCGTCGTCATTCTGGTTCTACTGATCGGCGCGGCGCTGGCGATCTCCAGCTTCTTCCAGGCTGGCACCTCCGTCCTCTACTCCATCGCCGGACCTACATTTCTCCGCGCCGTCGACGATGCCCCGGCGGCCATCCAGCTCCAGGCCATCCTCCACTACGCCACGTCGCACCAGACCCCGCAGCAGTCGCGAGACGAGATCGCTGTATCCTTCGAGGTCCTCAAGTCCCGCTCCCCCTGCAACTTCCTCGTGTTCGGCCTAGGCTTCGACTCCCTCATGTGGGCCTCCCTGAATCCACGAGGCACGACGCTCTTCCTGGAGGAGGACCCCAAGTGGGTCCAGACCGTCCTCAAGGACGCCCCCCAGCTGCGGGCAGAGACGGTGCGCTACCGCACGCAGCTCAAGGAGGCGGACGAGCTCCTCTCCTCGTACCGCTCCCAACGGTCGTGCTCCCCGTCCGAGGCTGTCCTGCGCGGAAATACCGAGTGCAGGCTGGCGCTGGACAACCTGCCGGACGAGGTGTACGACAAGGAGTGGGACCTGGTCATGGTCGATGCGCCGCGCGGGTATTTCCCGGAGGCGCCGGGGCGGATGGGGGCTATATTCTCTGCGGCTGTAATGGCGAGGAGGAGGCGGGGATCCGGTGTGACGCACGTGTTCCTTCACGATGTGGATCGGAAGGTGGAGAAGGCGTTCGCGGAGGAGTTCCTCTGCAGGAAGTTCTTGGTTAAAGCGGTGGGGAGGCTCTGGCACTTTGAGATCCCCTCCGCCGCTAACGTGACGCACGGTGACGGCGAACGTTTTTGCTAAATCCCGCGGCGGTCGAAACGGCGATTGGATAGGTGGAGAAGCGTTACACATTACTCCTGGCTGCTCTCTCTTTTCCTTCTAAAGAAATaattttaccttttttattaaattataaacCGTTTTCACAGTATGATAATGGATAAAGTGTGATGGTTTTCataacaattaattttttttttaatattaataaataggatgggttttatcacaaatgataatTGAAATTGACCAACATCATCAAGatggtctttgaaatttaaaatgtaGTTCCTGAAAATAGGTGGCGCAAATGAATGTGGTTCATCCATCACagttctgtaaaaaaaaaatttatgtgctGATATGACATATAAATCGGTCTAGCAGGTcattttttaatcacaaatggtatttgaaattaaaaatttggtcCTAAAATAGGTGTTGTAAATCAGTGTAATCATTCCGTCGTAATTGTGTCATgtgttgatgtggcacataTATACACCTATGAATCTAACTAAAGCAAAACTAAATTAGAAATAGGTCTaataatttgataattaattaaaaaagttgtcgAACCAAAAACTCAATCCTGCATTCACCTATAATCTCAATCCATACTCTTCTACCTCCATCTCTGGTAGCCTTCACCATCTTTtttctgaaggaaaaaaaaaattcttaagacACCCATCTTTACACCTTTCGACAcccttcattgaattagatcACGATCCAAACTATATTTGGGGACGACTTGGATTGGTGACGACTTTTGTGACTCCATCGTCAATATTTGGGCATTTGACAGCCTCATAGCtttaatcttggagagcttcTCCACCGATGATCTTGGTCACACGGAGAACGGTGAGCTCTGCCTTGATATAATCTCACTGTGAAACGTGTTTTGacaagtttttttaattagttattaaACCTACATCTGtacataattttgttttgtttttttttttttttttacagaattatgacgaatgaccacattgatttgcgacacctatatGTTTTCAGGGACTACGttgattcattttcaattttagggattATCTTAATAGTGTGAGTCAATTTCAGAGACAATGCGTGATAAAAACTCTTACATCTTGTGGACCCCATTTATGTGCCGTATCAgcacataacaattttttttattaaattgtgacaaaatgaccacattgatttacGATACCTATTTTCAGATACtacattgataaatttttaacTTCAAATACCATTTTAATGGTGTGAGTCAATTTTAAAAACCATTTATGATATTGTTTGGGTCGAGCCTGGGATTATTCTCGGCCCAATGACATTTGTCTAGAATTTTCTTGTGGACTGTCCGGTTAGGGTCGAGCGAATTCTATTGCGAGAGGGGTTAGTTTAGATAAGGGTGAAGTAGTCGATTTCCAATGGAACAAGGAGTCTTGAAGCTAAAGGTGCTTAGGATCAGGAGATGAATCTGGATTGTTAAAGAGCTTGATTCAAAGTCCTATAGGAATTAGGATTGGCCGAGACCTGATCGAATTGGGGTGAGGAGTTTTATTCCTAGTCCATCTCTAGCTCGGCCATGAGGGGATTcgctactataaataaataagggagtgcatcattcaagacccctccaattcaacacacaaattgccctgcacAAAGCTTCTTAACAACCTTGGAGATTTTATCCTCTGTCCCTTTTTtctcaccaacacatcttcagtttggataaacaacactgtgaagacAATTGgtgacatctttagtttggataaacaacattggaGCCGTTGAATCAGCCGatcaaggagcaccttcagtctggataaacaacactgcttcgagactgactggttatttatccaagtctcaatccacaaggattttcgagtccttgttggtagaggtcatctcatcaaccTTCTCGACGAAGTGAGATGTTACAGGTTACTAGGCTTGGCACGTTGAACgccgagttgttttatgattggatattcacaactACACTTTAGAGTTCGACATTCTAACGACCGAACCACATTtgccatcaagacatacatcttttttgagtatttgtgttCATATAGTCTGATGCcagttcgacgtgcttatactctcatgaatataatcaccgtgaccgaATCCGGTGccaacgatttgtgaactttgcagaactagtagccttgtctttaggctttagaacctgaatgtcgagacgtgttccttcatcgaccgcagtcgcaagatcaagaagtcagcaacgcgctcaatgGGACATCATCATATTTTACTTCCCAGCTGAGCTCAGTCGTCAAGTTGGCACGCCTTGCACATAactgaatgacgtagttagcttattagttacttggTCTGCGCGCCACGTATGCTTGATAATTTTTAAAGTCAACATATATAAACACTAATAAATTGATGAAATGTTTtaccaaaaaatgaaatggttagTGGCATGTCTCTGAAATAGTCGGTGAAAAGAAAGATAATTAATGATAATTCTGGAATGTTATTGACCACTCAATAGAACAATAATGGTGAGTTCGAATTTTGTAAGGTACTTTGCGACTTTTAAAAGTTTTTGAGGTTGTATGGTCCTTGATTC
This Pyrus communis chromosome 6, drPyrComm1.1, whole genome shotgun sequence DNA region includes the following protein-coding sequences:
- the LOC137737389 gene encoding arabinogalactan O-methyltransferase 2-like; translated protein: MKNRSPLSERPVFLVVILVLLIGAALAISSFFQAGTSVLYSIAGPTFLRAVDDAPAAIQLQAILHYATSHQTPQQSRDEIAVSFEVLKSRSPCNFLVFGLGFDSLMWASLNPRGTTLFLEEDPKWVQTVLKDAPQLRAETVRYRTQLKEADELLSSYRSQRSCSPSEAVLRGNTECRLALDNLPDEVYDKEWDLVMVDAPRGYFPEAPGRMGAIFSAAVMARRRRGSGVTHVFLHDVDRKVEKAFAEEFLCRKFLVKAVGRLWHFEIPSAANVTHGDGERFC